The Sedimentisphaera salicampi genome includes a region encoding these proteins:
- a CDS encoding sialidase family protein — MANAVNFDSVPGSVIDYIEAPSRFFGVPVNPVYISDPSITVLPNGDYIASHARFGWGSDSSETGKTSVFRSSDGGASWTHLTNLNGILRASLFVHNGDLYLLGAYNDDGGQNVIRKSTDNGSTWTDASNSQTGLLGSHGVGSPNNPVVFNGRIWSGATRRLISAPTGADLLKASSWTMTNWPSNTGHPLGDEWDGGWTEGQAVASAQSGIYILPKIRGLPHTARIRASSATKLSFNASAENAFPHLPGGEKKFGASYDPVSDKFYVLSNPVLDVHKGEGTPPELVRTAGGLLCSEDLINWELKKIFIFTENLDNSSFGEGFQYFNFDFDGDDMVIASRTAFDVGGGERKPPRGHDSNLLTFHRIEDFRNASPEHFLAVDSGSDAILRYERTQHQDAPLGSFVLGSTFDGEPLNSPDAVAQDDNGDVYVRQQNGKILRFDAMGNYIDSPAQSPAQFQTSDLAISQPAQGERSWTKNGSGNWEELTNWYYRGRPDTDYEIANFGSAADSPAAAQMNKDYSFKGIRFRNDSSYTIGGSGSISLESDDYQGIIEVQRGSHEIAVPVELSSHTDISADEGTELHLTDEINLNYKKLAVRGQGSVHIEESFIMNNGTLEVDGLSALHFEQGCQTYITGRLFFNPHESISLEPHASFQLIEGADHMSGEFYLEILPQLEEGLMWDTSMLYTEGIVTIVPDDSKLDYLNFSHLAYWWLAEDCLNKPGCSSSDFNQDGYINTDDLLVLAENWLD; from the coding sequence ATGGCTAACGCTGTTAATTTTGATTCCGTACCGGGCAGTGTTATAGACTACATTGAAGCTCCTTCACGTTTTTTCGGCGTGCCGGTGAATCCAGTTTACATCTCTGATCCATCCATAACAGTATTGCCTAACGGTGATTACATTGCCTCCCACGCCCGTTTTGGATGGGGCTCTGATTCAAGCGAGACGGGCAAAACCTCCGTGTTTCGTTCTTCAGATGGAGGCGCAAGCTGGACGCACCTTACCAATCTTAACGGCATTCTCAGGGCAAGCCTTTTTGTTCACAATGGAGATTTGTATCTTCTGGGAGCATACAACGATGACGGCGGGCAGAATGTAATCCGAAAATCCACTGATAACGGCAGTACATGGACAGATGCCTCCAATTCGCAAACAGGCTTGCTGGGCAGTCACGGTGTAGGCTCGCCGAATAATCCTGTGGTGTTTAACGGGCGCATCTGGTCTGGAGCCACAAGACGACTGATCTCCGCCCCAACCGGCGCAGATTTGCTAAAAGCAAGCTCGTGGACAATGACCAACTGGCCTTCAAACACCGGCCATCCGCTTGGTGATGAATGGGATGGAGGCTGGACTGAAGGTCAGGCAGTGGCCTCTGCTCAAAGCGGGATTTACATCCTGCCGAAAATTCGCGGGCTTCCCCATACCGCTCGTATAAGAGCCAGCTCAGCAACAAAACTAAGCTTCAATGCCTCTGCTGAAAACGCCTTCCCGCACTTGCCGGGAGGAGAGAAAAAATTCGGAGCTTCTTACGATCCTGTTTCAGACAAATTTTATGTGTTGAGCAATCCTGTATTGGATGTGCATAAGGGAGAGGGCACTCCGCCTGAGCTTGTTCGCACTGCGGGAGGACTGCTCTGTTCAGAAGACTTGATAAATTGGGAGCTGAAAAAGATTTTCATCTTTACCGAAAACCTTGACAACAGCTCTTTCGGCGAGGGGTTTCAGTATTTCAATTTTGATTTCGATGGGGATGATATGGTGATTGCTTCCCGAACGGCTTTCGATGTTGGCGGCGGCGAGAGAAAACCGCCCAGAGGGCACGACAGCAATCTGCTCACCTTCCACAGAATTGAAGACTTCAGAAACGCATCGCCTGAGCATTTTCTCGCTGTAGATTCAGGCAGCGACGCTATTCTGAGATACGAAAGAACGCAGCATCAGGATGCCCCTCTTGGCAGTTTCGTTTTGGGCAGCACTTTTGACGGCGAGCCGCTTAACAGCCCAGATGCAGTTGCTCAGGACGATAATGGAGATGTTTATGTTCGTCAGCAGAACGGGAAAATACTGCGTTTTGATGCGATGGGCAATTACATTGATTCACCAGCCCAATCGCCTGCGCAGTTCCAGACATCAGATTTGGCAATCTCTCAGCCTGCTCAGGGAGAAAGAAGCTGGACTAAAAACGGCTCTGGAAATTGGGAAGAATTAACCAACTGGTATTACCGTGGCAGGCCGGATACAGATTACGAAATCGCAAATTTCGGCAGCGCGGCAGATTCTCCTGCAGCGGCTCAGATGAATAAGGATTACAGCTTTAAAGGAATTCGGTTTAGAAACGATTCGTCTTATACTATTGGCGGGTCAGGAAGCATCAGCCTTGAATCAGATGACTATCAGGGCATAATTGAAGTTCAAAGGGGCAGCCACGAGATAGCAGTTCCTGTTGAGCTCAGCAGTCATACCGATATTTCTGCTGATGAGGGTACAGAGCTTCACCTTACAGATGAAATTAATCTGAATTACAAGAAACTTGCTGTCCGGGGGCAAGGCAGCGTTCATATTGAAGAATCTTTCATAATGAATAACGGCACTTTAGAAGTGGATGGCTTATCGGCGCTTCACTTTGAACAGGGGTGCCAAACTTACATCACCGGCAGATTATTCTTCAATCCGCACGAAAGCATAAGCCTTGAGCCCCACGCATCATTTCAGCTAATCGAAGGTGCAGACCATATGAGCGGGGAATTCTATCTTGAAATCCTGCCGCAGCTGGAGGAAGGGCTTATGTGGGACACTTCAATGCTCTATACCGAGGGAATTGTAACTATAGTTCCAGACGACTCAAAACTGGACTACCTGAATTTTTCACATCTTGCTTATTGGTGGCTTGCCGAGGACTGCTTAAACAAACCGGGGTGCAGCAGCTCTGATTTCAATCAAGACGGATATATCAATACAGATGATTTGCTGGTTTTAGCGGAAAACTGGCTTGATTGA
- a CDS encoding thioredoxin family protein produces MNQESNQTSTKDLSNRIKSGTWLVMFAAEWSSPCMRQAEILDAIEDSLREMGLRTAQLSSEVFPELAISWNILAYPTILILREGRVKCRLIGVQSAEAIWKAVDRINKKSN; encoded by the coding sequence ATGAATCAAGAGAGCAATCAAACATCCACAAAAGATCTCAGCAACAGAATTAAAAGCGGCACATGGCTTGTAATGTTTGCTGCAGAGTGGAGCAGTCCGTGTATGCGTCAGGCTGAGATACTCGATGCAATAGAAGACAGCCTGCGCGAAATGGGTTTAAGGACGGCTCAATTAAGCTCTGAAGTTTTTCCGGAACTTGCAATAAGCTGGAACATTCTTGCATACCCCACAATTCTTATTCTCAGAGAAGGCAGGGTTAAATGCCGGCTTATAGGTGTGCAGTCTGCTGAGGCTATATGGAAAGCAGTTGACAGAATTAACAAAAAATCAAATTAA
- a CDS encoding GGDEF domain-containing protein, with amino-acid sequence MKTEDDILIVAPEGRYWGLPDNIAGRLAVSECPAWGQSRAKQPSKIFFILDSAADFGFTKLAETASNFPEASIYLLGETIFEPIMQRVSDKGVCSGYYILPLTESEFSQILENGKLDSVESNSYEARIRKLSTIAYCDELTGLRRRRFFTEAGNQILRLSECCEIAVSVFLFDIDDFKKYNDQYGHLAGDQIIKDTSNALRNSFRPHDLLARIGGDEFAVMIWDFEIKNESIETGGDERRHYYKHPVKSSEISRRISENVVEVETSRGRLTLSGGMASFPEGGSDLHKLLESADNALMKAKKSGKHTILFS; translated from the coding sequence ATGAAAACAGAAGACGATATACTGATAGTTGCCCCTGAAGGCAGATATTGGGGACTGCCGGATAATATTGCAGGCAGGCTTGCTGTTTCAGAATGCCCGGCTTGGGGGCAGTCCAGAGCAAAGCAGCCCTCAAAGATTTTCTTCATTCTCGATTCAGCCGCTGATTTCGGATTTACCAAACTGGCAGAAACAGCATCAAATTTCCCCGAGGCTTCAATCTATCTTCTTGGCGAAACTATTTTCGAGCCGATAATGCAGAGAGTATCGGATAAGGGCGTATGCAGCGGCTACTATATTCTCCCTCTCACAGAATCTGAATTCAGCCAGATACTTGAGAACGGTAAGCTTGATTCAGTTGAATCAAATTCATACGAAGCGAGAATCCGCAAGCTCAGCACAATTGCCTACTGCGACGAACTTACAGGCCTTAGAAGACGGCGATTTTTCACAGAAGCGGGCAATCAGATTTTAAGGCTCAGCGAATGCTGCGAAATTGCTGTTTCAGTTTTTCTTTTCGATATAGACGATTTCAAGAAATACAACGATCAGTATGGCCATTTAGCTGGGGACCAGATCATAAAAGATACGTCCAACGCCCTTAGAAATTCCTTCCGTCCCCACGATCTGCTCGCAAGGATTGGCGGGGATGAGTTTGCTGTTATGATATGGGATTTCGAAATCAAAAACGAATCTATCGAAACTGGCGGAGATGAAAGACGTCATTACTACAAACATCCAGTTAAAAGCTCGGAGATATCAAGGAGAATCAGCGAAAATGTTGTTGAGGTGGAAACATCCCGCGGCCGGCTAACCCTCAGCGGCGGGATGGCTTCCTTTCCCGAGGGAGGCAGCGATCTGCATAAACTCCTTGAATCCGCAGACAACGCCCTTATGAAGGCCAAGAAAAGCGGCAAACATACAATACTTTTTTCGTAA
- a CDS encoding 5-formyltetrahydrofolate cyclo-ligase — protein sequence MYSELKKKKAEQRAAIKEALSKLTPAQVQAKSLEICSRIEQLSLYRQARTVMGYLAYGKEVNLDSLLADAIKQGKTAAVPEVQAERGKMRAVRLNSLENCIKKDKFGIRVPEERTEVSPERFDLILLPGLAFDIQCRRLGKGGGYYDRFLSTARLQTLRCGVCFEVQLLEQTAAGDRDIPADTIITEKRILTRP from the coding sequence TTGTATTCAGAGCTGAAAAAGAAAAAGGCTGAGCAGAGGGCCGCGATTAAAGAGGCTTTATCAAAGCTTACGCCGGCACAGGTGCAGGCCAAATCGCTTGAGATTTGCAGTCGGATTGAGCAGCTCAGCTTATACAGGCAGGCAAGGACTGTGATGGGGTATCTGGCTTACGGCAAAGAGGTTAATCTGGACAGCCTTCTCGCCGATGCGATAAAGCAGGGAAAAACCGCAGCTGTCCCTGAAGTTCAGGCGGAGCGGGGAAAAATGCGTGCTGTTCGGCTTAATTCGCTTGAAAACTGCATTAAAAAAGATAAATTTGGAATAAGAGTGCCGGAAGAACGCACTGAGGTTTCCCCGGAGCGGTTTGATTTAATTCTCCTGCCCGGTCTGGCCTTCGATATTCAATGCAGAAGGCTCGGAAAAGGCGGGGGCTACTACGACCGTTTCCTCAGTACTGCAAGGCTCCAAACGCTTCGTTGCGGGGTTTGCTTTGAGGTTCAGCTTCTTGAGCAGACCGCAGCGGGGGATAGAGATATTCCGGCAGACACTATAATAACAGAAAAGAGAATATTAACACGTCCATAA
- a CDS encoding sigma-54 interaction domain-containing protein, which translates to MAGSSNLNSHFREALIETVPCSVFIVDKNRKIIFWSKSAEQLTGFSAEEILGSTCYKLRMNICASKDPEIRKTFCPLESGNEGAEVECEMIRKDGSTVPVMRRSKPVYDDSGQMIGAIEALIDVSLIKQARTEISILKHEIARRGSFGQLVGGSARMQKLYETIKVVSQTDANVVVEGDTGTGKELIAKTIHNESLRSKGIFLAVNCGALPESLLEAELFGHAKGAFTGAVQTRTGCFEAAGGGTLFLDEIGEMPLTSQVKILRAIQEKEITRVGETAPRKIDVRIIAASNRNLYKMVQEGTFREDLYYRLNVVNLRVPSLSERREDIPDLVTHFIHQFNSEYGRNIEGCSPSAMENLLSRDWPGNVRELKHSIEHAFAVSLKGQKTITVESLPAVKTKSIDFEQEQTSLPSDPKTELLEALKKTDGNKTKAAKLLGITRAGLYKRMKRFGIDAG; encoded by the coding sequence ATGGCAGGTTCAAGCAATCTTAATTCACATTTCAGGGAAGCCCTTATAGAAACAGTTCCCTGCTCGGTTTTTATTGTTGATAAAAACCGCAAAATCATATTCTGGAGCAAATCCGCTGAGCAGCTCACCGGATTCAGTGCAGAGGAGATCCTCGGGAGCACCTGCTACAAGCTCAGGATGAATATATGTGCGAGCAAAGACCCTGAAATCCGCAAAACTTTCTGCCCTCTTGAATCGGGTAATGAAGGGGCGGAGGTAGAGTGCGAGATGATCCGCAAAGACGGCAGCACAGTTCCCGTCATGAGGCGAAGCAAGCCGGTTTACGACGATTCAGGGCAGATGATCGGTGCTATTGAGGCGCTTATAGATGTGAGCCTGATAAAGCAGGCGAGAACTGAAATCAGTATACTCAAGCACGAGATTGCAAGAAGGGGCAGCTTCGGCCAGCTCGTTGGCGGGTCTGCGAGGATGCAGAAGCTCTACGAAACGATCAAAGTGGTCTCGCAGACAGATGCGAATGTTGTGGTTGAAGGGGATACCGGCACAGGAAAGGAGCTGATCGCCAAAACAATCCACAACGAGAGCCTGAGGTCTAAGGGGATTTTTCTCGCCGTAAACTGCGGGGCGCTTCCCGAATCTCTTCTTGAGGCAGAGCTGTTTGGCCATGCTAAGGGAGCTTTCACAGGCGCTGTTCAGACACGTACGGGATGCTTTGAGGCCGCCGGCGGAGGAACACTTTTCCTCGATGAGATTGGCGAGATGCCGCTTACATCTCAGGTAAAGATACTGCGGGCGATACAGGAGAAGGAAATTACAAGAGTAGGAGAAACTGCCCCGCGCAAGATTGATGTGCGAATTATTGCGGCCTCAAACCGAAATCTCTACAAGATGGTTCAGGAAGGCACTTTTCGTGAAGACCTCTACTACAGGCTTAATGTGGTTAATCTGCGCGTGCCATCACTTTCCGAACGAAGGGAGGACATCCCCGATCTGGTTACTCACTTCATCCATCAGTTCAATTCCGAGTACGGCAGAAACATTGAAGGCTGCTCGCCCTCTGCGATGGAGAATCTCCTCAGCAGAGACTGGCCGGGGAACGTACGCGAGCTTAAGCATTCCATAGAGCATGCGTTTGCGGTTTCGCTGAAGGGACAGAAAACTATCACAGTTGAATCTCTGCCGGCCGTAAAAACAAAATCAATTGATTTTGAACAAGAACAGACCAGCCTTCCTTCAGATCCCAAAACTGAACTTCTTGAGGCTTTGAAAAAGACAGACGGCAACAAAACCAAAGCTGCAAAACTGCTCGGCATAACAAGGGCTGGGCTCTACAAGAGAATGAAGCGCTTTGGCATAGACGCTGGTTAG
- a CDS encoding FAD-dependent oxidoreductase, translated as MGKGMKVVVIGAVAAGPKVASKIIRLMPEAEVTCVEKGRFLSYAGCGLPYYVSGVVEDQAELMSTPVGVVRDPVFFRNVKNVHVLEQTEAVSIDRSGKKVYAKDIRTGNEISLDYDKLVLATGASPFIPPIEGTDLKNVFTLHGVDDAEGIKAMLAEHKARDAVIIGGGLIGVEITESLVHTGCRVTMVEMMPQILTMLDWEMAKLVEQHMEAKGVKVLTGTKVEKVEGESGVVQAVQTSNGKICTDMVIMAVGVRPNTKLAKDAGLELGVGGTIKVNDQMQTTDPDIYAAGDCVEMENLITKDKCYVPLGSTANKQGRVAANNISGRKDSFPGILGSAVCKVFDFCVARTGLSEEQAASAGYEVETVLSPSPDKAHFMPEAKMLMLKLVADKKSGRLLGLQAIGPGAGDKRVDAAAAAISAGMTMEQISNLDLCYAPPFSPAMDNLLTAANVMRNKLDGDMEGISPRQLKEKIDDGEDMFLLDVRSEGEFNEVRIPGAVNIPLGMLRKRLDEVPEDKNTQIIVFCKISLRGYEAGLILENAGWKNVKILDGGVVMWPFEKITP; from the coding sequence ATGGGAAAAGGTATGAAGGTAGTGGTTATCGGTGCAGTGGCCGCGGGGCCGAAAGTGGCTTCGAAGATTATAAGGCTTATGCCTGAGGCAGAGGTAACCTGCGTCGAGAAGGGCAGGTTCCTTTCGTATGCAGGCTGCGGACTTCCGTACTACGTTTCAGGTGTGGTGGAAGATCAGGCAGAGCTTATGAGCACGCCGGTGGGGGTTGTGCGTGATCCTGTGTTTTTCAGGAATGTAAAAAACGTGCACGTGCTCGAGCAGACAGAGGCCGTATCGATAGACCGCAGCGGAAAAAAGGTTTACGCAAAGGATATAAGAACGGGAAACGAGATTTCGCTTGATTACGACAAACTTGTGCTTGCAACAGGTGCTTCACCTTTTATCCCTCCGATAGAAGGGACAGACCTGAAGAACGTATTCACGCTTCACGGCGTTGATGATGCAGAGGGCATAAAGGCAATGCTCGCAGAGCATAAGGCAAGAGATGCAGTGATAATCGGTGGCGGGCTTATCGGCGTAGAGATTACTGAATCGCTAGTGCATACCGGCTGCAGGGTAACGATGGTTGAGATGATGCCCCAGATCCTAACTATGTTAGACTGGGAAATGGCAAAGCTCGTTGAGCAGCATATGGAGGCCAAGGGCGTTAAGGTGCTCACAGGAACGAAGGTTGAAAAGGTTGAGGGCGAATCAGGCGTTGTTCAGGCCGTGCAGACTTCCAACGGGAAGATATGCACCGATATGGTTATTATGGCGGTAGGGGTTCGCCCGAATACTAAGCTTGCCAAGGACGCAGGGCTTGAGCTTGGAGTTGGTGGCACGATTAAGGTTAATGACCAAATGCAGACAACTGACCCCGACATCTACGCCGCAGGGGACTGCGTTGAGATGGAGAACCTCATCACCAAAGACAAGTGCTATGTGCCGCTGGGCTCCACTGCCAACAAGCAGGGCAGAGTGGCGGCTAATAATATCTCAGGCAGGAAGGATTCGTTTCCCGGGATTCTTGGAAGCGCAGTTTGCAAGGTATTCGATTTCTGCGTAGCACGTACCGGCCTGAGCGAAGAGCAGGCCGCAAGCGCAGGCTATGAGGTGGAAACAGTGCTTTCGCCTTCGCCGGATAAGGCGCATTTTATGCCCGAGGCGAAGATGCTGATGCTCAAACTGGTGGCCGATAAGAAATCCGGCCGGCTTCTGGGACTTCAGGCAATAGGGCCTGGGGCAGGCGATAAGAGGGTGGATGCAGCAGCAGCGGCAATATCTGCCGGTATGACTATGGAGCAAATTTCTAATCTCGATCTCTGCTACGCCCCGCCCTTCTCGCCGGCTATGGACAACCTCCTCACAGCGGCCAACGTTATGCGGAACAAACTCGACGGAGATATGGAAGGCATCTCACCACGCCAGCTCAAAGAAAAAATTGACGACGGAGAAGATATGTTCCTGCTCGATGTAAGGAGCGAGGGGGAATTCAATGAAGTGCGGATACCCGGGGCAGTGAATATACCGCTGGGTATGCTCCGCAAGAGGCTTGATGAAGTGCCCGAAGATAAAAACACGCAGATTATTGTTTTCTGCAAAATATCCCTCAGAGGATACGAGGCAGGGCTGATACTCGAAAACGCTGGCTGGAAGAATGTGAAGATTCTAGACGGCGGAGTTGTAATGTGGCCTTTCGAAAAAATTACACCATAA
- a CDS encoding tRNA-queuosine alpha-mannosyltransferase domain-containing protein gives MEKKLSVLIIEPYFDGSHKAFIEAFCENSQHNTRLLSMPARKWKWRMRGSAFEMAKRLSELKSQGHGFDAIFCSDMLNLAELKGICPEANVPSVIYFHENQFTYPNQIKDKRDFQFGITNLSSALAAEKVLFNSRYHLEDFLSESEKVLKKMPDFKCLEILGRIRDKSQVAYPGICRNIESRIPFRDVPQISWAARWEHDKNPEDFFLAARILREQGYKFRMNVLGQSFANAPAIFNQAKAEFADVIENWGFKESKREYLEVLKGSDIFVSTANHEFFGISALEGAAAGCAAAVPNRLAYPETFNNSELLLYGSSAEDLAERLKSLIADKGLREKNAREAIDIAAQFDLRKTANLIDYELLNAVLL, from the coding sequence ATGGAAAAAAAACTAAGCGTACTGATAATAGAGCCCTATTTTGATGGCAGCCACAAGGCGTTTATAGAAGCATTCTGCGAAAACTCCCAGCACAATACTCGTTTGCTCTCAATGCCGGCGAGGAAATGGAAATGGCGAATGCGGGGAAGCGCTTTCGAGATGGCAAAAAGGCTTTCTGAGCTGAAATCCCAAGGGCACGGATTTGATGCAATCTTCTGCTCCGATATGCTTAACCTTGCAGAGCTCAAAGGGATCTGCCCGGAAGCGAATGTGCCATCTGTTATTTATTTCCATGAGAATCAGTTCACCTATCCCAATCAGATTAAAGATAAGAGGGATTTTCAGTTTGGAATAACCAACCTCTCAAGCGCTCTGGCGGCTGAAAAGGTGCTTTTCAATTCGAGATATCATTTAGAAGATTTTCTCAGCGAATCAGAGAAGGTTCTCAAAAAGATGCCGGACTTCAAGTGCCTCGAAATTCTCGGTAGAATCAGGGATAAGTCTCAAGTTGCATATCCGGGGATCTGCAGGAATATTGAAAGCAGGATACCGTTTCGAGATGTTCCGCAAATATCTTGGGCAGCAAGATGGGAACACGATAAAAACCCCGAAGACTTCTTCCTTGCCGCAAGGATTCTAAGAGAGCAGGGGTATAAATTCAGGATGAATGTTTTAGGCCAGAGCTTTGCAAACGCACCTGCAATTTTCAATCAGGCAAAGGCTGAATTTGCAGATGTTATAGAGAATTGGGGCTTTAAAGAATCAAAGCGGGAGTATCTGGAGGTTCTCAAAGGCAGCGATATATTTGTATCCACTGCCAATCACGAATTCTTCGGGATATCAGCTCTGGAAGGGGCTGCTGCAGGATGCGCTGCCGCCGTTCCAAACAGGCTAGCATATCCTGAAACATTCAATAACAGCGAACTGCTGCTCTACGGAAGCAGCGCAGAAGACCTTGCCGAGAGGCTCAAAAGCCTCATCGCAGACAAAGGCTTGCGCGAAAAGAACGCCCGAGAGGCAATAGACATCGCTGCCCAATTCGACCTTAGAAAGACCGCCAATCTCATAGACTATGAGCTTCTCAATGCCGTTCTGCTATGA
- a CDS encoding DNA-binding transcriptional regulator — protein MRRKKKILLVINRTKSNGRELLRGIVQYGKKKDYLEFTVIDSENSLYLNRKQFEECVMEAADDAQGIIMVELTCLDKVKKLNKPIVHSYVYNSQIEDKYTITTDPVTVSRAAYEHLRTMGNINFAYIGYKGVVWADERRSCFEKSLPAEKRPLKYLYYKQPKSTGITTKSLEKIADWLKTLPIPTGIMACNDNCGADLISACKKAELDVPDDISVVAVDNDDLVCDFTSPTLSSIDLDTDSAGYEAAELIDKITETRKIPPRMIRVKPREVVIRQSTDFVAVEDRDVAAALRFIRLNSDRPILVQEVCDFSCCSRQYLHRKFMNALGKSVHKCIKRARVKAITTLLLETTLPVTEIAYMLNFPDSNHISKYFKDYVGLTPKEYRHKYQPLGTEKFDDLD, from the coding sequence ATGCGCAGAAAAAAGAAAATACTCTTAGTTATCAACAGGACAAAGAGCAACGGCCGCGAGCTCTTGAGAGGCATTGTACAATACGGGAAAAAGAAAGATTATCTGGAGTTTACTGTAATAGACTCTGAAAACTCGCTTTATTTGAATAGAAAGCAGTTTGAAGAATGCGTTATGGAGGCTGCAGATGATGCTCAAGGCATAATTATGGTAGAGCTTACCTGTCTGGATAAAGTTAAAAAGCTAAATAAACCCATTGTGCATTCATATGTTTACAATTCCCAGATCGAAGATAAATACACAATCACCACAGACCCTGTTACTGTAAGCAGGGCTGCTTACGAGCACCTTCGCACCATGGGAAATATAAACTTTGCTTATATCGGTTATAAAGGTGTTGTATGGGCTGATGAAAGGCGAAGCTGCTTCGAGAAGAGCTTGCCTGCTGAAAAACGGCCGCTAAAATATTTATACTATAAACAGCCCAAGAGCACCGGAATAACCACCAAATCTCTGGAGAAAATAGCTGACTGGCTGAAAACTCTTCCAATACCCACAGGGATTATGGCCTGCAACGACAACTGCGGAGCAGATTTGATAAGTGCATGCAAAAAAGCCGAGCTGGATGTGCCGGATGATATATCTGTAGTGGCGGTGGATAACGACGATCTTGTATGCGATTTTACATCACCCACTCTTTCAAGCATAGATCTCGATACAGACAGCGCAGGCTATGAGGCAGCAGAGCTTATTGATAAGATTACAGAAACCAGAAAAATTCCGCCAAGGATGATTCGTGTGAAGCCGAGAGAAGTTGTGATTCGCCAGTCAACTGATTTTGTGGCAGTGGAAGACAGAGACGTAGCGGCGGCGCTTCGGTTTATAAGGCTCAATTCCGACCGTCCGATTCTGGTGCAGGAAGTTTGCGATTTTTCCTGCTGTTCAAGGCAGTATCTGCATAGAAAATTTATGAACGCACTGGGCAAATCGGTACATAAATGCATTAAAAGGGCAAGAGTTAAGGCGATCACTACTCTGCTTCTGGAAACTACACTCCCAGTTACCGAAATCGCATATATGCTGAACTTCCCTGACTCAAACCATATCTCCAAGTATTTCAAAGATTACGTAGGCCTTACTCCGAAAGAATACCGCCACAAATATCAACCTCTTGGAACAGAAAAATTTGATGACCTTGATTAG
- a CDS encoding IS4 family transposase yields the protein MTPAKHQYTVLKQICQYIPAYLVSKLSRFYGIDKQSRTFSCWSHIVSMLHVQIAHSLSLNDVADTLRNHSGALIPIRRATPPSRNGLSHANRVRDPRMAETLFWEVLSHIQAQHPNFGRGHKYSGLPRRFKRAIYAVDSTTIQLVANCIDWAKHRRRKAAAKCHMQLNLQTFLPQFAIVKEASTHDSTEAYQLCQNLKSGEIAVFDKAYVDFKHLADLDRRELFWVTRAKDNMKYRFVKQNTEPKGDIQYDALIELEMPKSYEAYPKQLRLVKAYVEVNGEKKLMKFITNNTQWAPSSICGLYKCRWGIEVFFKQIKQTLQLSDFLGHSQEAILWQVWTAMLAYILIRYIGFLGKWKGTFSRLFTLLRGVLFSRLDVFSVMAACGTARGSPRMVASPQQAYLPGFNM from the coding sequence ATGACACCCGCTAAGCATCAATATACAGTTCTCAAGCAGATATGCCAATATATTCCTGCTTATCTTGTTTCAAAATTATCCCGGTTTTACGGTATTGACAAGCAATCACGAACATTTTCGTGCTGGTCTCACATTGTATCTATGCTTCATGTCCAGATTGCTCACAGCCTCTCGCTGAACGACGTTGCCGACACATTGCGTAATCATTCCGGAGCTTTGATTCCTATTCGCCGTGCAACCCCACCAAGCAGGAATGGGCTTTCTCATGCAAACAGGGTTCGAGATCCTCGTATGGCAGAGACTCTCTTCTGGGAGGTGCTGTCCCATATCCAAGCCCAGCATCCTAATTTTGGCAGAGGTCATAAATACTCCGGCCTTCCAAGGCGTTTTAAGAGAGCAATATATGCGGTTGATTCAACAACGATTCAGCTTGTAGCCAACTGTATTGACTGGGCTAAACATCGCAGACGCAAAGCCGCTGCAAAGTGCCACATGCAGCTTAATCTCCAGACATTCCTGCCTCAATTTGCTATTGTAAAAGAAGCCTCAACCCATGATTCGACAGAGGCTTATCAGCTCTGTCAGAACCTTAAAAGCGGCGAAATAGCGGTTTTTGACAAGGCTTACGTGGATTTTAAGCATCTGGCTGATCTTGACAGGCGAGAATTATTCTGGGTTACCAGAGCCAAAGACAATATGAAATATCGTTTTGTTAAACAGAATACAGAACCAAAAGGTGATATCCAATACGATGCATTAATTGAACTTGAAATGCCGAAAAGCTATGAGGCCTACCCGAAGCAGCTCCGTTTGGTTAAGGCTTATGTGGAAGTTAACGGCGAGAAAAAGCTTATGAAATTTATCACTAACAATACTCAGTGGGCGCCGAGCAGTATCTGCGGCCTATATAAATGCCGATGGGGCATAGAGGTGTTTTTCAAGCAAATAAAGCAGACTTTGCAGCTAAGCGATTTCCTAGGGCATAGCCAAGAAGCGATTCTATGGCAAGTATGGACGGCAATGCTTGCTTATATTTTAATACGGTATATAGGTTTCCTCGGCAAATGGAAAGGAACATTCAGTCGATTGTTTACTTTGCTGAGGGGTGTATTATTCAGCCGGCTGGATGTTTTTAGCGTTATGGCTGCCTGTGGGACAGCACGTGGTTCACCGCGTATGGTTGCAAGCCCTCAGCAGGCTTATTTGCCAGGTTTTAATATGTAG